A genome region from Pygocentrus nattereri isolate fPygNat1 chromosome 6, fPygNat1.pri, whole genome shotgun sequence includes the following:
- the kctd12.1 gene encoding BTB/POZ domain-containing protein KCTD12.1, whose amino-acid sequence MALADPERGVSGGADSPAPFTEIIELNVGGQVYVTRHRTLVAVPDSLLWSMFSKKTPRELARDSKGRFFLDRDGFLFRYILDYLRDLNLVLPDYFPEKSRLQREADFFQLRELSKRLSPRVSKENSISEELCHSDWDEAPAQGTAGNNGPGGALLAPSPSQSASPSLSQENKKSGYITVGYRGSYTIGRDIQTDAKFRRVARITVCGKTSLAKEVFGETLNESRDPDRPPERYTSRYYLKYNFLEQAFDKLTEFGFRMVACSSTGTCAYSSNEPSEDKIWTSYTEYVFCRD is encoded by the coding sequence ATGGCTTTAGCAGACCCGGAGCGTGGTGTGTCCGGCGGCGCGGACTCTCCGGCCCCGTTCACTGAGATTATCGAGCTGAACGTGGGCGGACAGGTGTACGTGACCAGGCACAGGACTTTGGTGGCCGTGCCGGACTCTCTGCTGTGGAGCATGTTCAGCAAGAAGACGCCGCGGGAGCTGGCGCGGGACAGCAAGGGGCGCTTCTTTTTGGACCGGGACGGCTTTCTCTTCCGCTACATCCTCGACTACCTGCGGGACCTGAACCTCGTCCTGCCCGACTATTTCCCGGAGAAGAGCAGACTGCAGAGGGAGGCGGACTTCTTCCAGCTGCGCGAGCTCTCCAAGCGCCTGAGCCCCAGAGTGAGTAAGGAGAACTCCATCAGCGAGGAGCTGTGCCACAGCGACTGGGACGAGGCGCCCGCGCAGGGCACGGCGGGGAACAACGGGCCGGGGGGCGCGCTGCTCGCGCCTTCGCCCTCTCAGTCCGCCTCCCCTTCGCTCTCCCAGGAGAACAAGAAGTCCGGCTACATCACGGTGGGGTACAGGGGCTCCTACACCATCGGGCGAGACATCCAGACCGACGCCAAGTTCAGGCGCGTGGCGAGGATCACCGTGTGCGGCAAGACGTCTCTGGCCAAAGAGGTGTTCGGGGAGACCCTCAACGAGAGCAGAGACCCCGACAGGCCTCCAGAGAGGTACACGTCGCGCTATTACCTCAAGTACAATTTCCTCGAGCAGGCGTTTGACAAACTGACAGAGTTCGGCTTCCGCATGGTCGCGTGCAGCTCCACCGGCACGTGCGCGTATTCCAGCAACGAGCCGAGCGAGGACAAAATCTGGACGAGCTACACGGAGTACGTGTTCTGTCGAGACTGA
- the acod1 gene encoding cis-aconitate decarboxylase: MLRKSVTESFGAAISSLNAAHLTDGVIRRSKRMMLDTLGVGLLGTRTPVFNVAFQHSKRFQAQESSSVWGRPGSFLPPYYAAFVNGVAVHSMDFDDTWHPATHPSGAMLPALLALIETLPSKTSGLELLLAFNVGLEVQGRLMRFSKEAHNIPKRFHPPTVVGVMGSAAATAKLLGLSPAQSVAALAIACSSAGAPMANAATQTKPLHLGNAGRWGLEASQLALLGLQGNKQILDLESGFRIFYQDYIPHHLAEVSPTASYRWVLEDQDIAFKRFPAHLGMHWVADAAVKVRAKILANEPNADLNQIKRITLRVPSSRYIDCPLPATEHQARHSFQFNCCSALLDGEVTVDSFSSKLMDRKALKELLLKVYLENPQDNQASFDKMYCEIKVEMNHGETYTARCNTFYGHWRNPLSQEHLVRKFKDNASTVLNTEAVNGIVQIIDSLETIDDCSVLGSYMQFHKHIHREEVCYSASA; this comes from the exons ATGCTGCGAAAG AGTGTTACAGAGAGTTTTGGAGCAGCTATATCGTCTTTGAATGCAGCTCACCTGACTGATGGGGTTATCAGGAGGAGCAAAAGAATGATGCTGGACACACTGGGGGTCGGTTTACTTGGAACCAGGACCCCGGTCTTCAATGTGGCCTTCCAGCACAGCAAG aGGTTCCAAGCACAGGAAAGCAGCAGCGTGTGGGGAAGACCAGGGTCATTTCTTCCACCTTACTATGCTGCATTCGTCAATGGAGTTGCA GTGCACTCTATGGATTTTGATGACACTTGGCATCCTGCAACACACCCCTCTGGAGCTATGCTACCAGCTCTCCTGGCTCTCATTGAGACTCTTCCTTCTAAAACTTCAGGCTTGGAACTGCTCTTGGCCTTCAACGTGGGACTTGAAGTTCAAGGAAGACTTATGAGATTTTCAAAAGAGGCTCATAACATCCCCAAAAG ATTTCATCCACCTACTGTTGTTGGAGTTATGGGCAGTGCAGCAGCCACAGCTAAACTCTTGGGCCTCTCACCAGCTCAGAGTGTAGCAGCCTTGGCTATTGCATGTTCATCTGCTGGTGCTCCGATGGCAAATGCTGCAACTCAGACCAAGCCACTCCATTTGGGTAATGCTGGTAGGTGGGGCCTAGAAGCATCTCAGCTTGCCCTCCTTGGTCTACAGGGAAACAAGCAGATTCTAGACCTGGAGTCAGGTTTTAGAATCTTCTACCAGGACTATATTCCACATCATTTGGCTGAGGTCTCCCCTACTGCCAGCTACAGGTGGGTGTTGGAAGATCAAGATATTGCATTTAAACGCTTTCCTGCCCATCTGGGCATGCACTGGGTGGCTGATGCTGCTGTAAAGGTAAGGGCAAAAATTCTGGCAAATGAGCCAAATGCAGAtctaaatcaaattaaaaggaTCACACTCAGAGTCCCCTCATCCAGATACATAGACTGTCCCCTTCCAGCCACAGAGCACCAGGCTAGGCACTCTTTCCAGTTCAACTGCTGCAGTGCACTGCTTGATGGCGAGGTTACTGTAGActctttcagcagtaaactgatGGACAGAAAAGCTTTGAAGGAGTTGCTCCTCAAAGTCTACCTGGAAAACCCACAAGACAACCAGGCAAGCTTTGATAAGATGTACTGTGAAATTAAGGTGGAGATGAACCATGGAGAAACCTACACAGCTCGTTGTAACACTTTTTACGGTCACTGGAGAAATCCTCTCAGTCAAGAGCACTTGGTGAGGAAGTTCAAGGATAATGCATCAACTGTGCTGAACACAGAGGCTGTGAATGGGATTGTCCAAATCATTGACAGTCTGGAGACAATTGATGACTGCTCTGTGCTTGGGTCATACATGCAGTTTCATAAGCACATACACAGAGAGGAAGTCTGTTATTCAGCCTCAGCTTGA